In the genome of Carnobacterium pleistocenium FTR1, one region contains:
- a CDS encoding histidine phosphatase family protein, translated as MQRLFFIRHGMTEYNLAARIQGGSIDSPLLPQSLEDAKKTGQHLKDYGFEHIFASPQERAAETARLITSQFDQDFTMHYLDDLKEFGYGSREGTFTTQWHETSPDTFYNLRNRPDLYDPSDFNGETYPALIARGSEAIHQAIEQFPDTDLLFVGHSIIWTMTLLSLIGMDLKDLRSQEPLANTSISELGYADGKFTLTTWNQIGHLQ; from the coding sequence ATGCAACGACTATTTTTTATCCGTCATGGAATGACCGAATACAATTTAGCGGCTCGGATCCAGGGTGGGAGTATTGATTCTCCCTTATTGCCGCAAAGTTTAGAAGATGCTAAGAAAACGGGCCAGCACCTTAAAGATTATGGATTTGAACATATTTTCGCTAGCCCTCAGGAACGGGCGGCCGAAACTGCTCGTCTGATCACTTCACAATTTGATCAAGATTTCACTATGCATTACCTAGATGATCTCAAGGAATTTGGCTATGGTTCACGGGAAGGAACGTTTACGACTCAATGGCATGAAACATCACCTGACACTTTTTATAATTTGCGTAATCGGCCAGATTTGTATGACCCTAGTGACTTTAATGGAGAAACGTATCCAGCGTTGATTGCTAGAGGAAGCGAAGCGATCCATCAAGCTATTGAACAATTTCCTGATACTGATTTATTGTTTGTTGGACACAGCATCATCTGGACAATGACACTTTTGTCACTGATTGGAATGGATCTGAAAGATCTTCGTTCTCAAGAACCGCTGGCAAATACGAGTATTTCTGAACTCGGTTACGCTGATGGGAAATTCACCTTGACTACTTGGAACCAGATCGGTCATTTGCAATAA
- a CDS encoding ABC transporter permease, with the protein MIQTDTVETKKKKISSKDFMGKLGPLLALIVLVILVTVVNPGFISPNNLLNLLRQVSTNALIAFGMTFVIITGGIDLSVGSTLALSSALMAGAIASGLDPILAMVLSLFAGTAFGAVNGLLITKGRMAPFIATLATMTIYRGLTLVYTNGNPITGIGDSFIFKFVGRGYLFGIPFPVVLMIISFILLYILLHKMTFGRKTFAIGGNEKAAFIAGIKNDRIKTGIYAISGLMASLAGIIITSRLDSAQPTAGTSYEMDAIASVVLGGTSLSGGRGRLVGTLIGALIIGTLNNGMNLLGISSFYQQVVKGIVIIIAVLLDRKNKK; encoded by the coding sequence ATGATACAAACAGATACAGTAGAAACGAAAAAGAAGAAAATAAGCTCGAAAGACTTTATGGGAAAGCTTGGTCCATTGCTTGCACTGATCGTCTTAGTCATTTTGGTCACAGTCGTCAATCCAGGTTTTATCTCACCGAATAATTTATTGAATCTATTGCGACAAGTATCAACAAATGCACTAATCGCTTTCGGGATGACTTTCGTTATTATCACCGGGGGGATCGATTTATCCGTTGGGTCAACCTTAGCTTTAAGCAGTGCGTTGATGGCAGGTGCAATTGCCTCTGGTTTGGATCCGATACTGGCTATGGTACTAAGTTTATTTGCCGGAACAGCTTTTGGAGCGGTCAATGGTTTGTTGATCACTAAAGGCAGGATGGCACCGTTTATTGCAACACTTGCAACAATGACGATTTACCGTGGATTGACATTGGTTTATACGAATGGAAATCCAATCACAGGGATTGGCGACAGTTTTATTTTCAAATTTGTCGGACGCGGCTATTTATTCGGTATCCCATTCCCAGTTGTATTGATGATCATTAGTTTTATCTTATTGTATATCCTGTTACACAAAATGACTTTTGGTAGAAAAACATTTGCGATAGGGGGAAATGAAAAAGCAGCATTTATTGCGGGGATCAAAAACGACCGAATTAAAACAGGAATCTATGCTATTTCTGGTTTGATGGCTTCTTTAGCCGGAATCATTATTACTTCTCGATTGGATTCTGCACAACCAACTGCTGGTACGTCTTATGAAATGGACGCGATTGCTTCTGTGGTATTAGGTGGAACCAGTTTATCAGGCGGACGTGGAAGATTAGTTGGAACTTTGATTGGGGCATTGATCATCGGGACATTGAACAATGGAATGAACTTATTAGGTATTTCAAGTTTCTATCAACAAGTTGTTAAGGGTATTGTTATCATCATCGCTGTATTATTAGACAGAAAAAACAAAAAATAG
- a CDS encoding sugar ABC transporter ATP-binding protein — protein MEVKMTGIRKSFGSNSVLRGVDFDIQAGEVHALMGENGAGKSTLMNILTGMHKADAGEIVINGEKKRFDNPKEAEEHGVSFIHQEMNTWPEMTVLENLFIGKELKNKMGWVKTKEMRTLAEKTFADLGVHIELDQDVKQLSVGQQQMIEIAKSLMTNAQVIIMDEPTAALTEREIEMLFKIIYTLKTKNVAIIYISHRMEEIFKISDRITVMRDGVSIDTSLTKETTNDEVVRKMVGRDLEDYYPKKHSKIGKVVFETKGLTKENRFENISFTVKSGEIVGFSGLMGAGRTEIMRSLFGIDELDQGEIYLEGEKIIIKNPSMAIAQGIGFLTENRKEEGLILDYSIRDNISLPSIDGFSKKGLIDTHAESDFAKLLMERLHVKAEDQFDSVSSLSGGNQQKVVLAKWIGIGSKVLILDEPTRGVDVGAKREIYQLMNELADRGVAIIMVSSDLPEILGVSDRVIVVHEGHVAGELAKAAATEEKIMKLATGGY, from the coding sequence ATGGAAGTGAAAATGACGGGCATTAGAAAGAGCTTTGGCAGCAATTCGGTCCTTAGAGGAGTCGACTTTGATATCCAAGCTGGAGAAGTTCATGCCTTAATGGGTGAAAATGGTGCTGGAAAATCAACGCTAATGAATATCTTGACCGGAATGCATAAAGCAGACGCGGGCGAAATTGTTATTAACGGCGAAAAGAAACGTTTTGATAATCCAAAGGAAGCAGAAGAACATGGGGTAAGTTTTATTCATCAAGAAATGAATACCTGGCCAGAAATGACGGTGTTGGAAAATTTGTTTATTGGGAAAGAACTTAAAAATAAAATGGGTTGGGTCAAAACCAAAGAAATGAGAACGTTAGCAGAAAAGACATTTGCTGATTTAGGTGTCCATATCGAGTTGGATCAAGACGTTAAACAATTATCTGTAGGTCAACAGCAAATGATTGAAATCGCCAAATCTTTGATGACTAACGCTCAAGTGATCATCATGGACGAGCCAACAGCGGCTTTGACGGAAAGAGAAATCGAGATGCTGTTTAAAATCATCTATACGTTGAAAACAAAGAATGTTGCTATTATTTATATCTCTCATCGGATGGAAGAAATTTTTAAAATCAGCGACCGGATCACCGTCATGCGAGACGGGGTATCGATCGACACTTCGTTGACAAAAGAAACCACGAATGATGAAGTGGTGCGTAAAATGGTTGGGCGTGACTTGGAAGATTATTACCCAAAGAAACACTCAAAAATTGGTAAGGTTGTCTTTGAAACAAAAGGGCTGACGAAAGAGAATCGCTTTGAAAACATTTCTTTCACGGTCAAATCCGGTGAAATTGTTGGATTCTCCGGTTTGATGGGAGCAGGAAGAACCGAAATCATGCGCAGCCTATTCGGGATCGATGAATTGGATCAAGGGGAAATTTACCTTGAAGGGGAAAAGATAATCATCAAGAATCCAAGTATGGCTATTGCACAGGGCATCGGTTTCTTGACTGAAAACCGTAAAGAAGAAGGTTTGATACTCGATTACTCCATTCGAGATAATATCAGCTTACCGTCGATTGATGGTTTTAGTAAAAAAGGACTGATCGATACACATGCTGAATCCGATTTTGCCAAATTATTGATGGAACGGTTGCATGTGAAAGCCGAAGACCAATTTGATAGTGTATCAAGTTTGTCAGGTGGAAATCAGCAAAAAGTCGTGTTAGCTAAATGGATCGGAATCGGCTCAAAAGTGTTGATTCTCGACGAACCAACACGAGGAGTAGACGTTGGAGCCAAGCGTGAAATCTATCAACTGATGAATGAGTTAGCCGATAGGGGTGTGGCTATCATCATGGTATCCAGTGATTTACCTGAGATTTTAGGAGTCAGCGACCGCGTGATCGTGGTTCATGAAGGTCATGTCGCAGGTGAACTCGCTAAAGCAGCAGCAACCGAAGAAAAAATAATGAAACTCGCAACAGGAGGGTACTAA
- the rbsK gene encoding ribokinase, which produces MSKIAVIGSISTDFVVTADKRPVVGETITGNGFTTTFGGKGANQAVASARLGGDVYMAGTVGTDLFGKELIQNLTVNKIHTDYVEPVTQVPSGSAHITVVDGDNTIIYIPGANNAIGNERMAKLKELIQASDIVVVQNELPQEVVEQIITSCFEQHVKVIYNPAPARQVSQNLLAKATYLTPNESEFKLLFPDMTVAEGVAKFPNQLIVTMGSKGVYYHDGTSEKQVSSYKVNPVDTTGAGDTFNGAFAVALTAGLDMESSIRFGNLAASLSIQKFGAQGGMPTLAEMKESEQYEKTWNIK; this is translated from the coding sequence ATGAGTAAAATAGCAGTGATCGGCAGTATTTCAACAGATTTCGTAGTAACTGCTGATAAAAGACCAGTAGTCGGAGAAACCATTACCGGTAACGGATTTACGACCACTTTTGGTGGCAAAGGAGCGAACCAAGCGGTAGCGAGTGCTCGTTTAGGCGGAGACGTTTATATGGCTGGAACGGTTGGAACGGATCTATTCGGGAAAGAATTGATCCAAAACTTGACCGTAAATAAGATTCATACGGATTATGTGGAACCCGTTACACAAGTACCATCTGGATCTGCTCATATCACGGTTGTAGATGGCGATAACACCATCATTTATATTCCCGGAGCGAATAACGCGATTGGCAACGAGCGCATGGCAAAACTAAAGGAATTGATCCAAGCAAGCGATATTGTAGTGGTCCAAAATGAATTGCCGCAAGAAGTAGTGGAACAAATTATTACTAGTTGTTTTGAGCAGCACGTCAAAGTCATTTATAACCCAGCTCCAGCTAGACAAGTAAGCCAAAATCTTTTAGCAAAAGCAACGTATTTGACACCCAATGAAAGTGAGTTTAAATTGCTGTTTCCAGACATGACGGTTGCTGAAGGGGTAGCAAAATTTCCAAATCAATTGATCGTGACCATGGGATCAAAAGGCGTTTATTACCATGATGGAACAAGTGAAAAACAGGTTTCTTCTTATAAAGTGAATCCAGTAGACACAACAGGTGCTGGAGATACGTTTAACGGAGCCTTCGCAGTAGCACTTACAGCTGGCTTGGATATGGAATCTAGTATTCGTTTTGGCAATTTAGCTGCATCGTTATCGATTCAAAAATTTGGTGCTCAAGGCGGAATGCCTACACTAGCAGAGATGAAAGAGAGTGAACAGTATGAAAAAACATGGAATATTAAATAG
- a CDS encoding VanZ family protein → MKVEKNRLARGWPWILVVLWMGLIFYFSQQLQQQSWNLSYTVLGISIQAIKIGQVIITIGLAGVVIIKLKKRGMTIGAKELILVLIVAYLLYNWSIGVRQALVPTDLHHFIRKNAHFFIYLILGGLVKYALTSTGIKGVKAIGIGLLICIVYAISDEAHQLLVPGRGGQLSDVVIDSWGAGLGISLHILAVKFLSLRAKNKLLETN, encoded by the coding sequence ATGAAAGTAGAGAAGAATAGATTGGCAAGAGGGTGGCCTTGGATACTGGTAGTATTATGGATGGGTTTGATTTTTTATTTTTCTCAGCAGCTCCAACAACAGTCTTGGAATTTGAGCTATACTGTTTTAGGAATCAGTATCCAAGCGATTAAAATTGGACAAGTAATCATCACGATCGGTTTAGCTGGAGTTGTGATCATAAAATTGAAAAAACGTGGCATGACCATTGGGGCAAAAGAACTCATCTTAGTTCTTATCGTAGCTTATCTGCTCTATAACTGGTCTATTGGAGTACGTCAAGCGCTCGTTCCGACAGACTTGCATCACTTTATTCGAAAAAATGCTCATTTTTTTATCTATCTCATTTTAGGTGGGCTAGTAAAATACGCTTTGACCAGCACGGGTATCAAGGGAGTTAAAGCAATCGGGATTGGCTTGCTGATTTGTATCGTGTATGCTATTTCAGATGAAGCTCATCAATTATTGGTACCGGGAAGAGGCGGCCAATTAAGCGATGTGGTGATTGACAGCTGGGGTGCGGGGTTAGGGATATCTTTACACATCTTAGCAGTCAAATTTTTGTCGTTGAGAGCAAAAAATAAACTACTAGAAACAAATTGA
- the rbsD gene encoding D-ribose pyranase produces the protein MKKHGILNSEIAKVLADLGHTDKIAIGDAGLPVPDGVKKIDLALTLSEPSFLSVLKVVLSDMKVEKVILAEEIKQQNTSQLAAVEAALIENEEITYVSHEDFKDQLKDVKAVIRTGEATPYSNIILQSGVLF, from the coding sequence ATGAAAAAACATGGAATATTAAATAGTGAGATCGCTAAAGTGTTAGCCGATTTAGGACATACAGATAAAATTGCGATCGGAGATGCGGGTCTGCCTGTACCGGATGGTGTGAAAAAAATCGATTTAGCGTTGACTTTATCCGAACCATCATTCTTATCCGTCTTAAAAGTTGTCTTAAGCGATATGAAAGTCGAAAAAGTGATCTTAGCAGAAGAAATCAAACAACAAAATACTAGTCAGTTGGCAGCAGTTGAAGCAGCTTTAATCGAAAATGAAGAAATCACATATGTCAGCCACGAAGACTTCAAAGACCAGTTGAAAGACGTTAAAGCTGTGATCCGTACCGGCGAAGCAACGCCATATTCCAACATTATCTTGCAATCAGGTGTGCTATTTTAG
- a CDS encoding D-ribose ABC transporter substrate-binding protein has product MKKIIGLATAAALFIAGCGAATLEGENATESGPVEEKDTAELVVGVSISTLNNPFFVSLEEGITDLADEQGTSVKSVDAQDDTAKQTNDIDDLIQQGVDILLINPVDSSAITPAVESANAAGIPVITIDRSSDGGQVVTLVASDNIEGGEMAAEYIEEISGADANTVQLEGVPGASATRERGEGFTNIAEASLNVVDSQTANFDRAEGLTVMENMLQSNPDIQAVFAQNDEMALGAIQAIQSAGKTGEIQVVGFDGTEDGIKAVEAGTLSATVAQQPSEMGKLAMQAAFDYFAGETIEEYIASPLELVKGE; this is encoded by the coding sequence ATGAAAAAAATCATTGGATTAGCAACAGCAGCAGCGTTATTTATTGCAGGATGCGGAGCAGCAACTTTAGAAGGCGAAAATGCAACGGAGAGTGGCCCAGTTGAAGAAAAAGATACGGCAGAATTAGTGGTCGGTGTTTCAATCTCGACATTGAATAATCCGTTTTTCGTTTCTCTTGAAGAAGGCATTACCGATTTAGCAGATGAACAAGGCACATCGGTCAAAAGTGTCGACGCGCAAGATGATACGGCTAAACAAACAAATGACATAGATGATTTGATCCAACAAGGGGTAGATATTTTACTGATCAACCCAGTAGATTCATCGGCTATCACACCAGCTGTTGAATCAGCAAATGCAGCCGGAATTCCGGTTATTACGATCGATCGTTCAAGTGATGGCGGACAAGTGGTAACATTGGTAGCTTCAGATAATATTGAAGGTGGAGAAATGGCCGCTGAATATATCGAAGAAATTTCAGGAGCAGATGCAAATACGGTTCAATTAGAAGGAGTCCCAGGAGCATCAGCTACAAGAGAACGTGGCGAAGGGTTCACGAATATAGCAGAAGCATCATTAAATGTAGTGGACAGCCAAACAGCTAACTTTGACCGTGCAGAAGGATTAACGGTTATGGAAAATATGTTGCAATCAAACCCAGATATCCAAGCGGTTTTTGCCCAAAATGATGAAATGGCTTTAGGAGCGATCCAAGCTATTCAATCAGCAGGAAAAACAGGTGAGATCCAAGTTGTCGGTTTTGATGGAACAGAAGACGGAATCAAAGCGGTTGAAGCAGGAACACTAAGCGCAACGGTTGCTCAACAACCTAGCGAAATGGGTAAATTAGCAATGCAAGCAGCTTTTGATTACTTTGCTGGCGAAACAATTGAAGAATACATTGCATCACCATTAGAATTAGTTAAAGGCGAATAA
- a CDS encoding helix-turn-helix domain-containing protein, translating to MRDVLEANERRRLEVIEYLYTSNRWLTLREIAQNIASSERILKQDMTLLREQFSREVLQTSHRGIRLVLPSNKDIDDIYRHILKNSLAFNFIEQLIYDETKTVAKLAEELFVSQSTLTRLIKKINVSLKKSYCVQVQTKPCKMISESEENIRYFYISYFSERYSNFDWPYKTIDQSFFEQLLLFLANALDFPLDFADFKRLKNWTAIPYLRIQQGHYVTIKSDRYSNMVPDFTNFQHLARAIKKRTGDTLNVAFIEQLFSIFINNDFALSYDFLIEAAKNDPVINEKVSYHATLLDYLSDQVQISIPNRNHLIKEMYNISHFAFKTKQGDYPLPFILFDPKKQFIQSMEELFPHFITAAFTTLDMYEQKMHETYSESARYEIIYTLLIHWDHLLPDLYNQKGKFHLLIISDLDFEHARMIQYLLHHYFKQEITTEIYMKPTVSIEQIKKQPHDFLVTTFSLETENLALAENSICIQNIPTKQNISSIRQAIEEHYKLRETALKFL from the coding sequence ATGCGTGATGTATTAGAGGCAAATGAGCGCAGAAGATTAGAAGTTATCGAATACCTTTATACAAGTAATAGATGGTTGACCCTAAGAGAAATTGCTCAAAATATAGCTAGTTCCGAACGAATTTTAAAACAAGACATGACTCTACTGCGTGAACAATTTTCTAGAGAAGTTTTACAAACATCTCATCGTGGCATTAGATTGGTCTTGCCTTCAAACAAAGATATTGATGACATTTATCGTCATATTTTAAAAAATAGTCTAGCCTTTAATTTTATTGAACAATTAATTTATGATGAAACAAAAACAGTTGCTAAACTAGCAGAAGAATTATTTGTCAGTCAATCCACATTGACCCGGTTAATAAAAAAAATCAATGTTTCATTAAAAAAATCCTATTGTGTACAAGTACAGACAAAACCTTGCAAAATGATCAGTGAAAGCGAAGAAAACATTCGCTATTTTTATATCAGCTACTTTTCTGAACGGTACAGTAATTTTGATTGGCCTTATAAAACAATTGATCAAAGTTTTTTTGAACAATTATTACTATTTTTAGCAAATGCGTTAGATTTCCCTTTAGATTTTGCCGATTTTAAACGGTTAAAAAATTGGACAGCTATTCCTTATTTACGTATTCAACAAGGACATTACGTCACTATCAAATCTGACCGCTACTCAAACATGGTTCCAGATTTTACTAATTTTCAGCATTTAGCACGGGCAATTAAAAAAAGGACTGGTGATACGTTAAATGTTGCTTTTATTGAACAACTCTTTTCCATCTTTATCAATAATGACTTTGCACTAAGCTATGATTTCTTAATTGAAGCGGCAAAAAATGATCCAGTCATTAATGAAAAGGTCTCTTATCATGCTACATTGCTCGATTATCTATCTGATCAGGTACAAATCTCTATACCAAATCGCAATCATTTGATAAAAGAGATGTACAATATCTCGCATTTTGCATTTAAAACCAAGCAAGGTGACTATCCGCTTCCGTTTATTTTATTTGATCCAAAAAAACAATTCATCCAATCGATGGAAGAATTGTTTCCTCATTTTATAACTGCTGCTTTTACAACTTTAGACATGTATGAACAGAAAATGCATGAAACCTATAGCGAATCTGCCCGCTATGAAATCATCTACACCCTGCTCATTCATTGGGATCACTTATTACCCGATCTCTATAACCAAAAAGGAAAATTCCACTTATTGATTATAAGCGATCTTGATTTTGAACATGCTAGAATGATTCAATACTTATTGCATCACTATTTTAAACAAGAAATCACAACTGAAATTTATATGAAACCAACTGTTTCAATCGAACAAATCAAAAAACAGCCACATGATTTTTTGGTTACCACTTTCTCATTGGAAACAGAAAATTTGGCTCTTGCAGAAAATAGTATCTGTATTCAAAATATTCCAACTAAACAAAATATATCCAGTATTCGTCAAGCTATTGAAGAACATTATAAATTGAGAGAAACCGCTTTGAAATTTCTTTAA